A segment of the Polyodon spathula isolate WHYD16114869_AA chromosome 14, ASM1765450v1, whole genome shotgun sequence genome:
TGCAAATATAAAATTCTCACAAGCTGAAGTTAATATGATGCCatacaaacacattattattattttttgtgttcaaaaGTTAAAATTTACTAAGTGGGCcctaaaaactgtatttaaattctTCTCTCAAAACATAcattgattatatattttttggagaAATCTTACAATTCATCGCTGACTTCTAGTGCTTAAAACATCACACATctacttttaaaaatcaatggTTCATCTCAAATtaatcctaataaaaaaaaaaaaaaaaaaaaaaaaaaaaaaaaatgtccctaaTGTGATCAATATCAAAACACAGGCTGTATATCTAGAAATCTAAAATGGCACCAGAAACTAGAATAACTAATTGGTTTCTTTGATTGACTAGCAAAGTGTGTTTATTGTAATGccttcaaaaaaattaaaaaaaaattaaaaaaaagactagaaacTGTAAACATACAGTTTATGTATAATCATTAAAGCTTTACTTTttcacaaatacattatataaaagtATTTGGTACCATCTATAAATAAGTTCACCAAACTTGTACTCTGCATCAGTGTGCCTGAACCAAACCAAGCCTTTGTCAGCAATGCAGCGTGTCCTTTGATTCATTATGAGCAACAAGCATTGGGTGTTTATTCCCATGGGGCAGAGGAGGTATATATTCTAGCTTAGAGTTATGAATGATAGACCACAAAGGGAGTACATTAAATGTAGTAAATATTGGCTACATATGACAAAATAAGTGTCACTTGAACAGGCTAGGAGAGAAAGTGGAAATAGAAAGTCTTGTTAGCTGGATGgggtggtgtgtttttttgctCTGCCTCCCTCGCCCTCTAATCCCGGAAGGAAATCAGAACAGTTTGTGCTTGTTGGAGCCTAGAGCCAGGTGAGGAAGGGTTCGCTCTTGTTGAGCACGGACTCCACGTCGTTGAGGATCGGGATCAGGTCTTCTCCCTCCAGCGTGCCGAGGTCCACGTTGGTTCCCGGGAGCGAGTCCAGAAAGTCTGGGAAGCGGCTCTGCTGGTTTACTGACATGGCGGTCTGAGCCATGCTCTCTCCTGCAAGGGGATGTGAAGAACATTCACAGTAATGAACGCTTTCCACCagcttcaaacactcaatcacaaTTTCAGACCGCATTAGTTCCTAGTTCTGTGGCGCTATTCAATCACTCTATAATTAGTACAATTCCAGAAACGCATGTGAACATTCAACAGTCACTTAAATATAATGTGCCTCTGGAGAGTTAGAGCGAATGTCGATATACAACAAGCGGAATCATGAACAAGCTGTATTTCCTGAATACTGCTGCCactaacatgtttttaatttgatcCTTTGCCCCACCAaggatataaaaacaataactcaCATTGCAAAATCATCTGCATTAAATTCtcggattacactatgtaacacaatttttgttcctgggtagtaagtgttatttcctgtaaatacagtataatcgtaaatctcaaaaaactgctcacttctaaataacagtattactttagtataaatacatgttaatttggattcatatgttgtttttttctgacttgatgtgaacaaaaagacacacatatgcccgttttcccattggaaatagtgatattttgaaatatcactgtcctggtcacaaaagcaaagtctgtggggaataatagccattttctatacttttgaggcataagcaattaggaaataacacttactacccaggaacaaaaaaataataaaatttgttacactgtgttatatgCAAAATGTTAGTGAGACACAGCAACCAGTATCTGAAATGAGCTACTATTCCAGgccatttagaaaaataaatccatctgcCCATTCTTACCAGTGTCCATTTCATCGACATTGTTGAGAAAATCTTCGGGAGTGGTGGGGATGCTGTAGCAGCCTAACCCTAGCCCGCTGTCTGTGCTCTGTTCCCTGGAGTGGTATGGTCCGCTAATCGAATGAAAAAACAACAGCGGAACACTTCATTACCACGCATTCCATGAACCTGCCTTTCAAACGGCTGCCATCAGAACATATTTCAATAGGGTTTTCATTTACTACAAATACAGAATTGCTTTGCAAAGCTGGAAATGCAACCTTGCAAACAGGCCCCAAGAAAGGGCTGCCTACTCAACTGGAACACTTGGAGGCATTCAAAATGGGTAAGCAACAAAGAATAATGGCAATAGTTCATCATGGGTTGAAGCTACTACCCAGTACTGAGGTCCCACTTCAGAATGTGGGCGAGGGAGGCAGTAAACACGAAAGCGCTTGCCTGTTTAAGAAGGGGTCAGAGCCGTTGGTTGGCATGGTTCTCATGTCCTGCGTCATGGCGGGTGTGTTGACTGCCGTCTGCACTTGAGCCAGATTGTCCGATTCCATGGGAAGCTGTCTGCACAGCGCCACCTCCTGGGGCAAAACAACACAGTTAACCTTCTCAACAATACTCTTCTTTGAAGTTTGCTTGACATACAGTAGGGTTAGCATTACTGCCCCTCTTAACTGCGACAGCTAAATGGCACATTTTTCCACACTTGAAAAAGGTTAAACAAGGTTTTACTAGCAACCAGGTTCCTGTGTGAACAAAACCGTCTTCTTCTGATCCTGCTTTCAGAAGGCATTTTCAAACCACGTAAAACAACCAGACATGTCTGGCTCTGGTTTTGGGTGGGAACTAAGCGACAGAATGTGAAAAGAACCCGCTGTATTTTAGTCACCTGCACTACCTGCCTGTCTGCATTTTGTTGCAGAGATTGTAATCTCAATAAGACGTTATAAAAATCCAGCTATCAATTATGCTTCAAAGTGTTTCAAAGAGAgtgctgttttaaagaaaatcaatGTGAGGAATTTTCCAAACAGAGAGGCTATTATTTAAGTGTAACACTAAGCTCTTGACAAGGCAGGGATGATCAATAACTCAATGTAAATAAGAATTTTCTACCTAATTTTTGCTGCCAAATTGCTAGCAGTGCTGTCTTTCAGGTGTCTGCTGTTTATACCACAGGTAATGATAAACTAGAAATCTGACGCTCAACACTGTTTTAATGTTAGATAATTGCTCCTAGTCGGGTGCATTAGAAGTAACCCTTTTCTTGTCACAGAGTGGATAACACATTTAGTGAGAAACCACGTCTGTATTTTAATTCCCGACAGGCGCCAAGAGGGGGTGCCTAATTTAGGGCAAAGCCAATGAATGAAAAGATCATTTTtcactgatgtatttttttcaggttcaatgtttatttttacagaaacatGAATAGAGCAGAAAAATACACTTGCTACTATAATATAACGCATTCTAATAAAATTCTAATTGGACAGCAGTATTGTAAGATATTTTATGTATTGAAATTGCAACTGCCACTTTACCTTAAAAAATGCACTAGTAGGTATTACTCCTAAATGTTAAGAATATTTCTCAGTTCAAATCCACAATTTTCCAAATACaaattaattccttttttttgttgttgtcctAATAACACTGTTTTAAGTGTCCAAAACACGTTGCAAACAATGCACCCTTTATACATAACAGgacattaaatatgtatatatctgCAATTAAAAGCAGAAATCAGTGTTCTGGttgatttaataataacaaaagtatttTACCCCTGTCCTGGTGGCCACTGCTATATTTGATTTCTATAGCTATTGTTTTTGAAGTACAAAGGAGCTATTTTGGAGATAAGCTCTCAGAGCAGGGTGTGGCTCCACACTGCAGCTGCAGCGTTCAGTCAGCACAGTAAAATCCAGTCAGCAGCGACTGAGGGACCGATTCTTACAACCAGCCAACTGCATTCCTTCCTTATAGGCCAAACACTGTCAAACAGCAAGTAGTGCAAACTGCACCCTCAGTACTGAACCGCCTCTGAACACAACCCTTCATAAACATGCACGGTTCATTTATGGCatgttttactgttgtatttaacgTCTCGTGCACAAgtcacagtacagtatgtcacgATGTTAGTGTTCTGTTTGTCAACAAGACTTAATTCTGTTCTATAAATTAGCAGGGGATTTGTCAgctaaacacatttcaattgtaCCTACAGGGAGAAATGAACATAAGGGAGACAAGTGTTCTGAGTAGATCCATGGAGACGGTTTACAGTATTCTGCCTCTAGGTGGTAAAGTAGAAATCCAGTCAGCATCAGAGGTAAcagataacacattttaaaagggaaaGTGACTTTAGTCATTCGTTTGGACGACCACGTGGATAAAACGTGCAGCTGACTAAACAAACAAATTGCTTTAAATCACCTCGCGCGAGGCCAGTGTTGCTACGCTACCTGTCTCATGAGCTCTTCCTGTCTCATGCGGATGCGCTCTCTCTCCAGCTGGATCCTCTGCAGCCTCATCTTCTGTTGGAGCTGCTGCTGGGCGGTCAGCGCATTGGGCAGGTTCATCATCCCGGCCTGGGCGTTGGGGGTTGGGAGGTTCTGCTGGGAGACTGGAGGACTGGAGgtcatctgctgctgctgctgctgctgctgctggtgatgATGCTGGTGCATCACTGCAGAAAGaccaaaaacacatttgttttgaatTTCAGAGGATTTACAAAATCAAGGTCAACAATATACCAGTTTGACTATTTTGGTGCTAAAACGGAAAAGTaactaaattttttttaaataaataaataaataaaataaacaagaagaGCTGTGGTACTAAAGCTACTGAGGAGGAAACAAAATGGATGTTAAGAGGCTTGCCAGCAATGAACATCTTGTCTAAGTGGGTAAACCATCAATGAGGGGGGCACATCAAAGCAGCGCACACACATGGGCACCATCATTACTATTAGAATAATTAGGTTTGCACTCTTCTCTTTAACATAATCTATTCATAATGTAAAGTGATTAAGAGGGAGACAAGCCCACAGGAAAGGTCTGTTACAGAATTACTAGTTAGGTGGACCACATAGTCAAAATCATACCAATCaaatggcggggggggggggggggggggtatttaaaaaaaaaaaaaaaaaaaagatgcgtgAAAAAGAAATCTGCCTTGTGAAACCAAATAACTTGCTTATAGTCAATGTCAAATGGCTGTTTTCCCAGCTGCTTGAAGATGAAGAACACACTGCAGGCCTGTATTCCAAATAAACCTTTAGATCTGTTTAATATCAAATGATGCAAGTGTCTCCTTAGACCATTACCTAATCCTTCACACATGAACATTGACAGAGCAGCGCCAGCAATAAACAAAGTACAGCCGTCAATGTAACCTTTGCTACACTTGAGGGGGTCAGCCCTGAAACACAGGGTGGTTTTGCTGGTTCAGCGAGTTGCTGCTGTCAACCGATACactgtaataattaaacagacgTGAGCATGCGCTGGACCGTGAGTTTCAGGTTAAAGCAGGTTCAGCTCTTGTTTTCTTGCAGGGTCTTTACGGTTTGCATGATAAGTCCCCTTGAGTTATTTCCCCTTGAGGTTTCAGCTAAATGCCTGGGTTACCTTGAAATCGGCTTCTTAGAAAATGGCACGAAtgctaaaaagaaaaggaaattacAGCTGCTGCATTAACAATGGGAGGCATTTACGTCAGCTCCTTTCCCATTGTTTTACTGCTGGAGACCATTTGggctaaaacaaaacactgctcgaTCTCATTTAAAACTGCAGAAAACTTTTCCAGAATAGTGGACAATGTggataatgctttaaaaaaaaattaaaaagtacctGACTGAATATTACAAATATGTTTGTAATGTAGGGATTAAAATGTAGGGATGTCTGTGGATCAGAACTGAAGTGACACAGATAGTCCATTAAAAAATGGGATAGAGATTATCTCCAGTCCttcaagaataattaaacaggacACTTCTACCAACAAAAAGCACCTCTGGGATCAGGAAAGGGTCCATTTTAATGATTCAAACAGAGGCAGTAAATTATTTGGATCTGCTGCTGTTTAGCTCAACTAAACAAACCAACGTTTATTTTAAAGGGTAtcgagttttgtttttttagttccACTTGAAATTTTaactcaaataaaaatgtttattttatttttattactatgaAGTTCTGAGGCTCAATGCCAAATGAGAATCTTTGGCTGGGCCTAGCTCTGAATACTgaagcagttatttattttaacacgcCTTCCATGAAAAGCTtttactgatttaataaaaaaaaaaaaaaaaaaaaaaaaaatagcatttcaattcaaacaaacatttctatAGAGTGGTTCATACGGATGAGACATCAATGAGAATCTACAAATGAATCGAGGAATTCTATAGGGTTAAAGGGGAACACATTATTTAACCTAAAGCTGACAGAACTCCGAATATACAGGTGTAAATTGCCCCTGACAGATGTACTGTCTCACTTGTACAAGTTATTATTTCAGTGTCTAAAGTGTAGTAGACCAGCTGTGGAAGACTTTAGGCCCAGTTTTCAGGCAGCTTGAAGCTCAATTCATCTCCACTGGCTAGCACTAGGTGTCACCCAGCACTCTGATGAAAAACATATGTCTGCAGAGAAGACAGGAAAGCCTGCCAGAACTACTTTCCCAACGTAGTCACGACATCTTGTAGAAAAAGGAGCAAGAACTCCAGCCCTGCCAACAAAGAGCTTCTTGATTCATTTATTTCCCAGAAACAGCGTCAGCTATCCAATACGgtcaacaaaaaacactgctttctagcgggggaggggagtgggggggatTTTTTCAGTCCAAAAATCTGTTAAGCATAAAGCCTGCAGTATCCCTCTCCAAACAAGACTTCTTTTCATAGCCTGAGCCAAAACCAACCAAGAAGAAGTGATCTCTATGAACATCCTCCTGCTTTAAAGAGAGTTTATAACACCTTAATCACTTGCTTTCGCAAGCGTTTCAAACAGACCAAGCTTTGGTCAACACAGGGTTCTAAAGGGTCCATATTGAGGCTTACATCTCCCGGATATTTTATTTCTCAGATTTCTCATTTATGTGAGGGTTTATTATTCATGAAATGAGCCTGTTAAAGCAAGTAAATAGTAAATAATGCTTGTAATTTTTTTGCCTGCTCTATGGTGACATTCTTCTATGTGAAATGAAAATTGCCAGATCTATTAATACAGAAACGTTCTCGCATCAGGCCTTGATAGGCATATTTAACCTCCAGCAATTTTCTTTTCAAAGCTAAATTATGTAtccagatttgtttgttttaagaacaAGGACTTTCTATCATAAAGCAAAGATACCGAGCTTTGCATTAATCTTGTTTCAAAATAGCATGTAAAAAGAGCATGACGACTGTTGCAATCTGTTGCCAGAGTTTCACAACCAAGAGATTTTGGTGTAAAAATGGGACCTATACATTACAAACCAGCACACCCATTGCTTGAACCGTGTACACTGCCTACTAACTGGCAACACCTGGCACCAGACTTCAAGACACAGTTTGCAAATGGCACCATTTCCAGTGCCTTGCTAGACTTCAAAATCCTGGATTGTAACGAATCTGCTTTGGTGTAAATGGCATTGGTGGTAATTTGAGATTCTGTCCATCAGGAACTAGTGCATGACCAAAGGAATTCATTGACAATTATTGACACAGCATAGTGAGCACCAGAAATCCAGAACGCTATTTTGAAAACACATCTTTGGACCAGGTTATAAGACCCTGGTGCACGGCACTCCACTCAATTCACACTCTGGTAGACTCATCTGGGTACGTTTCAAAGCAGTCCCTCAATTCTGTGTTTGTAGGATGCAGGTCACAGGGTGATGATGGTGGGGAGGTGTCCTGCTCCTTAGCTCCATGGTTTTGGATCGGGCAGGTCACAATCAACGGTGGTACTTACTTGCATCCAACCGTGGGTGGAGCCAGGACATGCTTTGGGTTTTGTGGTGAATGAAGTATGTTTCTCCCTGAGATGTCGTTGCTTGTTCCCAGCCTTCATGCAACTGTCCTGTTCAAGCAGGAACATCAGAAGAACTGTCAACAATGGCTCCAGGCCTTTGGAGTACTTTTGAGTATTTTAGTTGGTGCTGTATTGTACTACTTTTTTAATGAATGCCAAGATCGCTGCATTCAGTTCATGTATCAAGAGCCAATACTGTATGTCCTTCAAGAAAACAGTTCAAACTCACTGATCAGTGGTCTGTCCAATAGTATCGATCCATTTGCGAGTCTGTGCTAAAGCGTGTTTTTCAAGCTCAGAATTATTTAATTTAGGGAAGGGCAGCTGTATTACACCTGGAGTTTGTGATGCTGATGCCATGCTGCAGTGAGACATTCTGAAGGTGAATTCAAACAAGAAGATAGAATACTGTCAATGCAACTTAACTGATTAAATCGTATCACGCAGTAGTCCATGCGTATCGCTCCGCACACAGGGAAAGAATTGGGTTTAATCCACTACATTCAAAAGGATATTAGTTGCAAACCCAGGTCTGCCAGTCggaatacacattttaaaaagatatatctGCCTGGTTCTGTTTAATGACAAAGGGAACTATATATGATCTATTTGCTGCTGctaaaaaaaagcaaagactGGTCTGAGGAATCTCCACGGGTAGTCATGAAATAACTttgccagcagggttcgctgtgtTACAAAGATGCAGacattagtatttatttaaaattgtacatgTCTATTAACAGGTTACATTCAAACCAAACTactaaatacaaacaacaacCAGCTATTCTGGTAAAAGCGGACAATGTCACTCTGTAGTTCATTGGTGATAATAACCCATGTCAAACTCTACTACTGGTTTTCATGGCAAATTGACAAATTGCCAGACTTAACAGCAgctattaaaacataaatataacacttaaaacagaatataaatatatCAGTGTTAAAAAGAGAACAAGTTTCCCTGTATACAAACAGATGATCAATAAAGTGATTAAAATCCTTACTTATTGGTGAATTTTACTACATTTCTGTTTTACCCATTTCAAATAAGGAAAAAATATGCAGTAAGGTGGAAAATACCCATCATAACAGCAACAAACATGGCCAATAGAACTGCTCTTTAAAAACATCGGGATCTGTTCCAGCATTGTTCCATTCAGCTACTAGACGAGACAGGGGTGCTACCAGCCTGTTGACACTACAGTCCAGATACACTGTTAAGACTGATTGCAGAATCCCAGTGTGAATTTACTGCTCCCTGCGGCAGTCAGGCGATTAAAAAATTCCCCTCTTCAGAACAAGGGGCCCCTGCGTTGTTGACGTGTGGAGGTGGATTTTAAACCCCCCCGCCCCCACCTGGTAAATTgttttctctgccatgcacacatgcacagtaAAAGTGTTTTATCCATTCTAGCATTCCCTAAAGAATAAGCTAGGATAATGTAGACAGAACAGCACACAAAGGTGATACTGTACTTGGTTGTTTACCTTTCAGAAAGAGCTTGTCAACTTTGTGAAAAACATACCTCAGCTCagcttttttggttgttgtttttgtacaatGTCAGTTTAAATAGAAACTATAGAACACAGTCTCCAAATGTGTAAGATGGGTGGACTTGTATGGTGTCTAATACTGCTGAAGAATTAGCAAACATAAGAGACTTCTGCTAGGAATGCCTGATTAACACAATAGCGTTAGGGTTACCAATTACTTCACAGCTCAGAGACACTGAAAGGGGAGTAATGAAAAGCTCCTGATCTGGTGTTATGTTCCACACTTCAGATTTTCAGCTCTTTTACTTTCAATAAATCATGAGGTATTCACTGGTGCTTTTTCACGACCAACAACAGCATTAGATATTTTTCCAAAACATTAGGGCTCAACtcattaaaagataaaaacattaTACATGTGTACATAAGAAATATTGAACGATAGGGTGACTTTCATGAATGTGgtccatttatttacaaaacctgtaagctgtgcacacacacacacacacacacacacacacacacacacacactatagatagatagatagacagacagacagacagagacagacattTCCAAATGATTTATATCCCATCCCTGAGTATCATTTTACTATTATCTACACACAGGCACATTTTTCACATAATTTGCAGCTTCAGAATCAAACAGTCTGCACACATGCACACTTGTTTAGCAGTAGATGTAATCTGGCTCTTTCATCATTAAAACCTGCCTCTAACGACTTTGTTGTCATAAGTCCTCGGTCCATCCAACTGTCTTTGAGCAGGTTCCTATAGATTTTTACAAGGGGGTGACAAGGCGCACGATTGGGGTTTCAAGGGCTGTCAAGTGAGGGAAGGCTGCCCACAGCGAAAGCCTGTTGTTCCACTGCCTGCTTTCAGTTCTGATTTATTATATATCTGGATGCCTGTTTCTTGCATCTTGAGCTGATCCTGCAGTAATGAGTAAGATGATTTTCCAGGGTATTTAATCCTGTTTCCATCACTGCCCCAAGCCCTGTAGAAACGCCTTGCTTCACACACCTGCTTGTTCTTGATTCCTCTGATATTCCTCTCAGGCACCCTAATAAGCCTTCAGATAACAGAGCTTCAAGGAGCTTTTCAAGTGCTTACTGGCAAAACTCGCAGACACCTTTTTCCATTTCATCCCAAGACGCCTAACAAGGAACTCACATTTGGTAGTAATTTACTGTACAGGAGAAATAGTTCAAACACATGCCGCAAGGCAGCTATTCTTTAAGCTTGCCTTCAGCGGGAAAGTAACAAAGAAAAGTGTCATACACTCTCTTTCCAACACGTTGCCACTTGTTTTGCTGCCAAGATTTCAGTTTTATCTAGTTTCCAGCTCCCTTCCAGTCATATTTGAAATTGACGAACTTTAGCGTTTAATGTTTCATGCTGTCGTGCGTAAGAAGCTGTAGTTACTCAAATAAactacctcttttttttttaaaccatatccTTTACCATCTCCAGATGTTAGTGATGTTAAGTTAGCAAAGTTATAGAAGGTTTGTACAGTCAATGGGATTAGATGAGTTGAACATTTTAGGCTTTACTAagatatgacacacacacatgtagcGAGCAGGATGTCAAGTCAAAAATTATTTGAAGCAAAAAACGTAATGGCTTTGGagcagctgtttttgttttaagccacagaacttattaaaaataatgctaCATCAAAGACTCATTCATTTACCATGCTATATCTAAACTGATTCAAAATGTAAATTCAAGACTGTTGATTTAATTAAAGCAAGCTGACGTTCTGTCAAGATAAGCTTTAAATACATGCATGGTGGAACACTACATACATCTACATAGCATTTGAGACAAATATGTTGCTATCACGGGATTAAAAAGTTATGCGACATCTTTTTTAAAAGACCTTCCTCTATTAACTTTAAAATcgagaagaaaatatttttaaagttacaaaagaCACCTcaagagtgctgaagagaacttggAAATACAGAAcatagttgtttggttctagttttgtaaaattaacaggagTACCGCTttcaaaaaacagcttttaattaaAGATTGGAGCagaacgctttgaaaatatggcccggTATATTGAAACAGCAGGGCCCACAGGAATGCTGGTACTGCATAGTCCTGCTGAACCCAATACACACTCCCGGGCTAGAATATGAGAAGCTCTGACAGCGAGCATTAGTCAGTGTGGCTCGTCCAGGTGAGGAGCGCCCCTGGACGGGAACAGGCCAACAGGCTGAACCCCAAACAACCCCCTGCTCTTGGCGTTTTGAGATTGGTGTCAAAAAGAGAGGCTCACCCAGGTTTGGTTGAGACATTGCCATCGATCTCTGCTGCATTGGGGTGGATGCGGCCGGTGGATGGAGGCTCATCTGGTTCATCGCTTGGCTCATGGTCTTTCGTGGATCCTGCCATGTGGTTATCTTTTCCATGTGGCTGTACAGGGCAGAGAAAAAGAAGACACATTAACTGTCTATTGTATTACTTGTTATGTTTGCTTCatgttcaacattttaaaaaggcattgatTTTACAAAAGAgtttttcaaatttgaaatgCATGAATGAAAAGGAGGTTTGTGTATTATGTCTGTTTATGCGATGGCTGCTGGGGTGGGGGGGTCCTGCAATTCAACAAACTACTCAGCGTGTAAAAAAAGAAGCTATATGCTAAACAATGACACAATGTTTTTGTAGCTAAAGATATTTCAGAATAACAATGCAGAAGCTCATGCTGGCTCCTCACAGTGTATTCAATCTTTCACCTATGCCTTGCTTTACTGACAACGCCTATCTGATGACAGCACACACTCTGCCTTGCTcgattaataatagtaataatagtaataataataataataataataataataataataataataattattattattattattttcttagcagatgcccttaagcaagacgacttacagttgtacacaaaataaaacacacaggttTTTCCTTAATCGACTCATCAGTTGAAGAATGCTGCACAGCAGGGTGTATAAGACATTGGCTACTCCACCCTGTAATGTTTAGCCGGTGTTACAAGGAATCAACTCCAAGTTACATGCTACAGGTTGCCCAACAGTTACATACAATAAGCATCATGGCTGTGAATGAAGACTTTCACCCAGACTCAAAAACAACACTCCAG
Coding sequences within it:
- the wwtr1 gene encoding WW domain-containing transcription regulator protein 1 isoform X2, giving the protein MNTNSLHPLPGQQVIHVAQDLDTDLEQLFNSVMNPKPSSWRKKLLPESFFKEPESGSHSRQSSTDSGSLPPRLTVQHVRSHSSPASLQLGTGASGTPSPAQHAHLRQQSFDVADELQLPPGWEMAFTPSGQRYFLNHMEKITTWQDPRKTMSQAMNQMSLHPPAASTPMQQRSMAMSQPNLVMHQHHHQQQQQQQQQMTSSPPVSQQNLPTPNAQAGMMNLPNALTAQQQLQQKMRLQRIQLERERIRMRQEELMRQVALCRQLPMESDNLAQVQTAVNTPAMTQDMRTMPTNGSDPFLNSGPYHSREQSTDSGLGLGCYSIPTTPEDFLNNVDEMDTGESMAQTAMSVNQQSRFPDFLDSLPGTNVDLGTLEGEDLIPILNDVESVLNKSEPFLTWL
- the wwtr1 gene encoding WW domain-containing transcription regulator protein 1 isoform X1, which produces MNTNSLHPLPGQQVIHVAQDLDTDLEQLFNSVMNPKPSSWRKKLLPESFFKEPESGSHSRQSSTDSGSLPPRLTVQHVRSHSSPASLQLGTGASGTPSPAQHAHLRQQSFDVADELQLPPGWEMAFTPSGQRYFLNHMEKITTWQDPRKTMSQAMNQMSLHPPAASTPMQQRSMAMSQPNLVMHQHHHQQQQQQQQQMTSSPPVSQQNLPTPNAQAGMMNLPNALTAQQQLQQKMRLQRIQLERERIRMRQEELMRQEVALCRQLPMESDNLAQVQTAVNTPAMTQDMRTMPTNGSDPFLNSGPYHSREQSTDSGLGLGCYSIPTTPEDFLNNVDEMDTGESMAQTAMSVNQQSRFPDFLDSLPGTNVDLGTLEGEDLIPILNDVESVLNKSEPFLTWL